One window from the genome of Longimicrobium sp. encodes:
- the rpoC gene encoding DNA-directed RNA polymerase subunit beta' encodes MIDFPRARETRSQDFNYIQVKIASPDEIRGWSFGEVTKPETINYRSFKPERDGLFCERIFGPVKDWECHCGKFKRIRFRGHVCDKCGVEVTLSKVRRERMGHIELAVPVAHIWMFKTLPSQMGYLLGMTLRDLEKVIYYATYVVTNVGAQDVKHSQVLDEDEFIALRAKAVEEGDADFAADIGADAVRNLLRQIDVDSLAESLRAQVATETSQHRKKMVLKRLKVIDAIRASGATPSERNRPEWMIMDVIPVIPPDLRPLVPLDGGRFATSDLNDLYRRVINRNNRLKKLMEMRAPEVILRNEKRMLQEAVDALFDNGRRSKAIRGRGKRPLKSLSDMLKGKQGRFRQNLLGKRVDYSGRSVIVVGPELKLHQCGLPKAMAVELFKPFIIHELEKRGEAETVKRAKKIVERDDPRVYEVLEDIIRDHPVLLNRAPTLHRLGIQAFEPVLVEGKAIRVHPLVCAAFNADFDGDQMAVHVPLSFEAQLEARVLMLSSNNILLPSNGRPIAAPSQDIVIGCYWLTKDRADSPLSFAADAEERAIPGAEHDTTRLVRRFGNVAEVEMALAHNLVELHSPVYYLTDPRPDAELDEGEARKPVWIETTPGRVIFNSVVPGPMGFWNKTMGKKELGDVIFSAYRTVGLGRTVVFLDDLKAFGFRYATFGGVSVGIEDMKIPAEKDEILREADDDVARFTRAYNNGVISNGERYNKVIDTWTHANNDVADAMVARLAGDRAGFNPVFMMMNSGARGSRDQMRQLAGMRGLMAKPQKKLTGGIGEIIESPIKSNFREGLTVLEYFISTHGARKGLADTALKTADAGYLTRRLVDVAQDVTISEEDCGTVLGLEVSALKEGEDVVEPLKDRIVGFVAADDVVDPIDNEQLVEAGELITEEVADNIEDAGIQSVKIRNVLTCDSRRGLCRQCYGRNLATMGMVDLGEAVGILAAQSIGEPGTQLTLRTFHIGGTAARIAATTQRKSKVEGIAQFDRITAVATPQGDRIVTSREGEIIMRTPEGTVRSRLAVPYGSTISVSDGDQIAIGDLLFAWDPYSEPIVADFGGTVRFIDISDEETVREELDESTGRRQLVIIEDRSKKLHPMIEIVDESGVKLREFIVPVGAQLTVRDGEVIAPGAALAKIAREAYKTRDITGGLPRIAELFEARKPKDPAVITEVDGNVRFGDIKRGKREVIVIPETGNERVYEVPVGKHLRVHEGDYVRAGDRLSEGPVNPHDILRIKGPRAVQEYLLNEVQEVYRLQGVKINDKHIGVIVRQMLQKVRITEPGSTEFLEGETVDRTVFLDENQRVMEAGEAPAISEPLLLGITKASLTTQSFISAASFQETTRVLTDAAIRGARDNLQGLKENIIIGHLIPAGTGIYRYQEVEFGAEGDAPAAAPTPAAETATVAG; translated from the coding sequence ATGATCGATTTTCCCCGCGCCCGCGAGACACGCTCGCAGGACTTCAACTACATCCAGGTCAAGATCGCGTCCCCGGACGAGATCAGGGGCTGGAGCTTCGGCGAAGTGACCAAGCCGGAGACGATCAACTACCGCTCCTTCAAGCCGGAGCGGGACGGGCTCTTCTGCGAGCGCATCTTCGGTCCGGTCAAGGACTGGGAGTGCCACTGCGGCAAGTTCAAGCGCATCCGCTTCCGCGGCCACGTCTGCGACAAGTGCGGCGTCGAAGTGACGCTCAGCAAGGTGCGGCGCGAGCGGATGGGGCACATCGAGCTGGCCGTGCCCGTGGCGCACATCTGGATGTTCAAGACGCTCCCCTCACAGATGGGCTACCTGCTGGGGATGACGCTGCGCGACCTGGAAAAGGTGATCTACTACGCCACGTACGTGGTCACCAACGTCGGCGCGCAGGACGTGAAGCACTCGCAGGTGCTGGATGAGGACGAGTTCATCGCCCTCCGCGCCAAGGCGGTTGAAGAGGGCGATGCCGACTTCGCGGCCGACATCGGCGCGGACGCGGTGCGCAACCTCCTGCGCCAGATCGACGTCGACAGCCTGGCCGAGTCGCTGCGTGCGCAGGTGGCCACCGAGACGAGCCAGCACCGCAAGAAGATGGTGCTGAAGCGCCTCAAGGTGATCGACGCCATCCGCGCCTCCGGCGCCACCCCGTCCGAGCGCAACCGGCCGGAGTGGATGATCATGGACGTGATCCCGGTGATCCCGCCCGACCTGCGGCCCCTGGTGCCGCTGGACGGCGGCCGGTTCGCCACGTCCGACCTGAACGACCTGTACCGCCGCGTCATCAACCGGAACAACCGGTTGAAGAAGCTGATGGAGATGCGCGCCCCGGAGGTCATCCTCCGCAACGAGAAGCGCATGCTGCAGGAGGCCGTCGACGCGCTGTTCGACAACGGCCGCCGCAGCAAGGCGATCCGCGGCCGCGGCAAGCGCCCCCTCAAGTCGCTCAGCGACATGCTGAAGGGGAAGCAGGGCCGCTTCCGGCAGAACCTGCTGGGCAAGCGCGTGGACTACTCGGGCCGCTCCGTGATCGTGGTGGGCCCCGAGCTGAAGCTGCACCAGTGCGGCCTGCCCAAGGCGATGGCCGTGGAGCTCTTCAAGCCCTTCATCATCCACGAGCTTGAGAAGCGGGGCGAGGCGGAGACGGTGAAGCGCGCCAAGAAGATCGTTGAGCGCGACGACCCGCGGGTGTACGAGGTGCTCGAGGACATCATCCGCGACCACCCGGTGCTCCTGAACCGCGCCCCCACGCTTCACCGCCTGGGGATCCAGGCGTTCGAGCCGGTGCTCGTCGAGGGCAAGGCGATCCGCGTGCATCCGCTGGTGTGCGCCGCCTTCAACGCCGACTTCGACGGCGACCAGATGGCCGTGCACGTCCCGCTGAGCTTCGAGGCCCAGCTGGAGGCGCGCGTGCTGATGCTGTCGTCCAACAACATCCTGCTGCCCTCCAACGGCCGGCCCATCGCCGCGCCGTCGCAGGACATCGTGATCGGGTGCTACTGGCTCACCAAGGACCGCGCCGATTCGCCGCTCTCCTTTGCGGCCGACGCGGAGGAGCGCGCGATCCCCGGCGCCGAGCACGACACCACCCGGCTGGTGCGCCGCTTCGGCAACGTGGCCGAGGTGGAGATGGCGCTGGCGCACAACCTGGTGGAGCTGCACTCGCCGGTCTACTACCTCACCGACCCGCGCCCCGACGCGGAGCTCGACGAGGGCGAGGCCCGCAAGCCCGTCTGGATCGAGACCACGCCGGGCCGCGTGATCTTCAACTCCGTGGTGCCGGGGCCGATGGGCTTCTGGAACAAGACCATGGGGAAGAAGGAGCTGGGCGACGTGATCTTCAGCGCCTACCGCACGGTGGGGCTGGGCCGTACCGTCGTGTTCCTTGACGACCTCAAGGCGTTCGGCTTCCGCTACGCCACCTTTGGCGGCGTGTCGGTGGGGATCGAGGACATGAAGATCCCGGCCGAGAAGGACGAGATCCTTCGCGAGGCGGATGACGACGTGGCGCGCTTCACCCGCGCGTACAACAACGGCGTCATCTCCAACGGCGAGCGCTACAACAAGGTCATCGACACCTGGACGCACGCCAACAACGACGTGGCGGACGCCATGGTGGCGCGCCTGGCCGGCGACCGCGCGGGGTTCAACCCGGTGTTCATGATGATGAACTCCGGCGCCCGCGGTTCGCGCGACCAGATGCGGCAGCTGGCCGGGATGCGCGGCCTGATGGCCAAGCCCCAGAAGAAGCTGACCGGCGGCATCGGCGAGATCATCGAGAGCCCGATCAAGTCGAACTTCCGCGAGGGGCTCACCGTGCTGGAGTACTTCATCTCCACGCACGGCGCGCGAAAGGGCCTGGCCGACACGGCGCTCAAGACGGCCGACGCCGGCTACCTGACCCGCCGCCTGGTGGACGTGGCGCAGGACGTCACGATCAGCGAGGAGGACTGCGGCACGGTGCTGGGCCTGGAAGTGTCCGCGCTCAAGGAGGGCGAGGACGTGGTGGAGCCGCTCAAGGACCGCATCGTCGGCTTCGTGGCCGCCGACGACGTGGTGGACCCGATCGACAACGAGCAGCTCGTGGAGGCCGGCGAGCTGATCACCGAGGAGGTGGCGGACAACATCGAGGACGCGGGGATCCAGTCGGTCAAGATCCGCAACGTCCTCACCTGCGACAGCCGCCGCGGGCTGTGCCGCCAGTGCTACGGGCGCAACCTGGCGACGATGGGGATGGTGGACCTGGGCGAGGCGGTCGGCATCCTGGCCGCGCAGTCCATCGGCGAGCCGGGCACCCAGCTTACGCTGCGCACCTTCCACATCGGCGGCACGGCGGCCCGCATCGCGGCCACCACGCAGCGGAAGAGCAAGGTGGAGGGCATTGCCCAGTTCGACCGCATCACCGCGGTCGCCACGCCGCAGGGCGACCGCATCGTCACCTCGCGCGAAGGCGAGATCATCATGCGCACGCCGGAAGGGACCGTGCGCAGCCGCCTGGCGGTGCCGTACGGCTCCACCATCAGCGTGAGCGACGGCGACCAGATCGCCATCGGCGACCTGCTCTTCGCGTGGGACCCGTACAGCGAGCCGATCGTGGCCGACTTCGGCGGCACGGTGCGCTTCATCGACATCTCCGATGAAGAGACCGTGCGCGAGGAGCTGGACGAGTCGACCGGCCGCCGCCAGCTCGTCATCATCGAGGACCGGAGCAAGAAGCTGCACCCGATGATTGAGATCGTGGACGAGAGCGGCGTGAAGCTGCGCGAGTTCATCGTCCCGGTGGGCGCGCAGCTCACGGTGCGCGACGGCGAGGTGATCGCCCCGGGCGCCGCGCTGGCCAAGATCGCCCGCGAGGCGTACAAGACCCGCGACATCACGGGCGGCCTGCCGCGCATCGCCGAGCTGTTCGAGGCGCGCAAGCCCAAGGACCCGGCGGTCATCACCGAGGTGGACGGCAACGTGCGCTTCGGCGACATCAAGCGCGGCAAGCGCGAGGTGATCGTGATCCCGGAGACGGGGAACGAGCGGGTGTACGAGGTGCCGGTGGGCAAGCACCTCCGGGTGCACGAGGGCGACTACGTGCGCGCCGGCGACCGCCTCAGCGAGGGTCCGGTGAACCCGCACGACATCCTGCGGATCAAGGGTCCGCGGGCCGTGCAGGAGTACCTGCTCAACGAGGTGCAGGAGGTTTACCGCCTGCAGGGCGTGAAGATCAACGACAAGCACATCGGCGTCATCGTGCGCCAGATGCTCCAGAAGGTGCGGATCACCGAGCCGGGCTCCACGGAGTTCCTGGAGGGCGAGACGGTGGACCGCACGGTGTTCCTGGACGAGAACCAGCGGGTGATGGAGGCGGGAGAGGCTCCGGCCATCTCCGAGCCGCTGCTGCTGGGGATCACCAAGGCGTCGCTGACCACGCAGTCGTTCATCTCGGCGGCCTCCTTCCAGGAGACCACCCGGGTGCTGACCGACGCCGCCATCCGCGGCGCGCGGGACAACCTGCAGGGGCTGAAGGAGAACATCATCATCGGCCACCTGATCCCCGCCGGCACCGGCATCTACCGGTACCAGGAGGTGGAATTCGGTGCCGAGGGCGACGCTCCGGCGGCCGCCCCCACGCCCGCCGCCGAGACGGCGACGGTCGCGGGGTAG
- a CDS encoding BlaI/MecI/CopY family transcriptional regulator: MEPSPLSRRERQIMDIVYRRTRATAAEVLDDLPDPPTYSAVRAALRLLEEKGELAHEMDGKRYVYRPTTPRSRARTNALQHLLRTFFNGSPEQVVNALIEDTRPSAAELERLAKLIDHARREEVEG; this comes from the coding sequence ATGGAACCGTCGCCACTCAGCCGCCGCGAGCGCCAGATCATGGACATCGTCTACCGCCGAACGCGTGCTACGGCCGCCGAGGTGCTGGACGACCTTCCGGATCCGCCCACCTATTCCGCCGTGCGCGCCGCGCTCCGCCTGCTGGAGGAAAAGGGCGAGCTGGCGCACGAGATGGATGGGAAGCGCTACGTATACCGGCCCACCACGCCGCGCAGCCGGGCGCGCACCAACGCGCTCCAGCACCTGCTCCGCACCTTTTTCAACGGGAGCCCGGAGCAGGTGGTCAACGCGCTGATCGAGGACACCCGCCCGTCCGCAGCGGAGCTGGAGCGCCTCGCCAAGCTCATCGATCACGCACGCCGGGAGGAGGTGGAAGGATGA
- a CDS encoding GNAT family N-acetyltransferase, whose translation MTTILVTERLSVRHFTADDAAFILRLLNDPSFIAHIGDRGVRTEEEAAKYLARGPIASYAAHGHGLYLVALKETGEPVGMCGLLRREQFDDADIGYAFLPEFRGRGYALESAAAVLDYGRRTLGLTRVLAIVSPGNAASVKVLRKLGFEYDQTVPFGSEGADVEVYASEG comes from the coding sequence GTGACGACCATCCTCGTAACCGAACGCCTGTCGGTCCGCCACTTCACCGCCGACGACGCCGCGTTCATCCTGCGGCTCCTCAACGACCCATCGTTCATCGCCCACATCGGCGACCGCGGGGTGCGGACGGAGGAGGAAGCCGCGAAGTACCTGGCCCGCGGCCCCATCGCGAGCTACGCGGCCCACGGACACGGCCTGTACCTGGTGGCGCTGAAGGAGACCGGCGAGCCGGTGGGGATGTGCGGCCTCCTCCGCCGGGAGCAGTTCGATGACGCGGACATCGGCTACGCCTTCCTCCCCGAGTTCCGCGGCCGGGGCTACGCGCTCGAATCGGCCGCCGCCGTCCTCGACTACGGGCGCCGCACCTTGGGCCTCACCCGCGTTCTCGCCATCGTCTCTCCGGGCAACGCCGCCTCCGTGAAGGTCCTGCGGAAGCTGGGGTTCGAGTACGATCAGACCGTCCCGTTCGGGTCGGAGGGCGCGGATGTGGAGGTGTACGCGTCGGAGGGGTGA
- a CDS encoding aldo/keto reductase gives MMEERALGSGGLRVSALGLGCMGMSEFYGEGDEDESLATISRALDLGVTLLDTADIYGPYTNEELVGKAIRGKRDRVVIATKFGIVRSEDPAFRGINGRPEYVRRACEASLKRLGTDHIDLYYQHRVDTGVPIEETVGAMARLVDDGKVRFLGLSEAGPETIRRAHAEHPIAALQTEYSLWSREPEDEILPIVRELGIGFVPYSPLGRGFLTGRFRTIDDLPEDDYRRHSPRFQGENFARNLELVARIEEIARTRGCTPAQLALAWVLAQGEDMVPIPGTKRRKYLEENLGALRVELTPDDLARIDEMAPQGVAAGTRYPESAMKALGR, from the coding sequence ATGATGGAGGAGCGTGCGCTGGGGAGCGGCGGGCTGCGGGTGTCCGCGCTGGGGCTGGGGTGCATGGGGATGTCGGAATTCTACGGCGAGGGCGACGAGGACGAGTCACTCGCCACCATCAGCCGCGCGCTAGATCTGGGCGTGACGCTGCTGGACACCGCGGACATCTACGGGCCCTACACCAACGAGGAGCTCGTGGGGAAGGCCATCCGCGGCAAGCGAGACCGGGTGGTGATCGCCACGAAGTTCGGCATCGTCCGTTCGGAGGACCCGGCGTTCCGCGGCATCAACGGGCGCCCGGAGTACGTGCGCAGGGCGTGCGAGGCGAGCCTCAAGCGGCTCGGCACCGACCACATCGACCTCTACTACCAGCACCGCGTGGACACCGGCGTCCCCATCGAAGAGACGGTGGGGGCGATGGCGCGGCTGGTGGACGACGGCAAGGTGCGCTTCCTGGGGCTCTCCGAGGCGGGGCCGGAGACGATCCGCCGCGCGCACGCCGAGCACCCCATCGCCGCCCTGCAGACCGAGTACTCGCTCTGGAGCCGCGAGCCGGAGGACGAGATCCTCCCAATCGTGCGCGAGCTGGGGATCGGGTTCGTGCCGTACAGCCCGCTGGGGCGCGGCTTCCTGACGGGGCGCTTCCGCACCATCGACGACCTCCCGGAGGACGACTACCGTCGCCACTCCCCGCGTTTCCAGGGGGAGAACTTCGCCAGGAACCTGGAGCTGGTGGCGCGCATCGAAGAGATCGCGCGGACCCGCGGGTGCACGCCCGCGCAGCTCGCCCTCGCATGGGTGCTGGCGCAGGGGGAGGACATGGTGCCGATCCCCGGGACGAAGCGCCGCAAGTACCTGGAGGAGAACCTGGGCGCCCTCCGCGTCGAGCTCACCCCGGACGACCTGGCGCGGATCGACGAGATGGCTCCGCAGGGAGTCGCGGCGGGGACGCGTTACCCCGAATCTGCCATGAAGGCGCTGGGCCGCTAA